ATTTCTCAGGTGGAGATATATTTGGAAAAAGTGAGGTGAGCACCGGGTAAAATAATTTCTTATGATTTCTCTCTGGAGAATATTTTGTTTGGATAGGATCAATTCTTTTCTCCTCATATCCCAGGGACCTTCTCGATTTGTCCAAAGACAACCTACAGATCAAGGAGAGTAAAACCCAAGGGATATACATTTCTGGATCAACAGAGGTCCGAATGAAGAACATGGAACCATCCTTCTATTTTGTTTTTCTTCGATATTCAGAAAATAAAGTACTTAGCATTGGGACCTCCATAATATCtgtttttttcttgaacacttATCTGGTATCTGTTATCCCTGCAGATATCAATTGTGAACAGTTCGGATGCATTAGAGAACCTTTCTGTAAGTGTTCTTGAGTTTTACTCGGAATGCCTTTCTCTATGCAGATatgaatttatttttgcttgctTGTCTAAATTACAGCAAGGAATTGCCAACAGAGCTGTTGGCGAAACACGTATCCTCTATTTATTAATCTACCTGAAACAGTTATTCTAAAACATCTGAATTTGATTGGGTATGCCTTCCTTAATGTAAGCAGAAATGAACCTTGCTAGCAGTAGAAGTCACTGCTTATACATTTTCTCAGTACAGCACGGATCTACTTCAGATGAGAGGTATGCCAAACATCAGCAATACATGGCTCCATGTGCATTTAGTgtgggttggggggggggggatattGTTCATGTTTCTTTCTGCACATCATGGTTGCCAAGCTTCTCGCGGTGGACCGGTTAGAGCGTTGAAACTTCCATCCCAACATGGGTTCAATGCACGCCACCTTCTTAAAACAAAGTCTGGGGGGAGTTTCCCCTCATTGttgagtttttctctcttttcccccgTGCATCATGATTAGATGGTTCTTGTAGACTGTTATAGACCTTTATAACATTAGATATATGATCAGGACTTCAGGTTGATTCACGCATCATGATGTTTTTAGACCATTAGTGACCGCGAATATTTGAATTTCGAGTGCTTTTGATAAAATATCTATTAAGCAACTCTCATCTTGCTACGCATGCAATGATTTCTGTGCAATGCAATTCTCCTTTCTCGTGCTGGAGACCGGAGATTGAAAGTGTCCAAATGCCTTATTTCTTTACACTCAAATGATTGAATCTGTTTATGCAAAGGAAACATAGTTCCTGAGATTTGCATTACTGTAATCGTTAAGAAAATCATTCTACTGCATGCAGTTAATGACTACTTTTGAACATAGTTTCTGAGATTTGCATTACTGTAATCATTAAGAAAATCATTCTACTGCATGCAGTTAATGACTACATTTGAACCTTATAGGGTAAAAGCAGGGAAGATTATTCTTGTCGACTTGGCTGGTTCTGAGAAAGTTGAGAAAACTGGTGCTGAAGGACGGGTTCTCGATGAGGCAAAAACAATAAACAAATCCCTCTCAGCTCTAGGAAATGTCATCAACGCCCTAACGACTGGTAAGGACAAAAGGATCTTGTGTGGAAAGAACAAACTCGATATAAAAGTTAGCCCACTATGTGTTTGTGATTGGTTTTACCTGTCATATTAACCTTCAGGTAAACAGAACCATGTGCCTTTCCGTGACTCAAAGCTTACGCGCATTCTCCAAGATGCATTGGTTAGTCACAAGTTTCTCCAGCATTACCTTTTTTGGAAGAGAAGTATATCTACAAGATTCAAGATCATCTGGCTTTTCTAAACACTACTGCTTTTCCAGGGTGGCAACTCAAGAGCAGCGTTGCTGTGCTGCTGTTCTCCCAGCCCATCAAATGCACCAGAGAGTCTGTCTACACTTCGCTTCGGAACCAGGTATGCCCCATGAACATGGCATGTCAACCACTCAATCTCACATACATCTTTACTGTACTGCTGTAATTTGTTGTTCTTTATGGTAAATACCCTTTCAGGACAAAGCTCATAAAGGCTTCTCCCAAATCTATTCCTGAGGTGGTGGACAATGCCAAGAAGCCCATCCTTGGAACCCATGATCAAGATGATCTGCGTGATAGGATACTGAACAAGGTCTGTAGCAATCAAGCCGAGgcgattagtttagattgtatAATATTTCAATGGCAACGTCTTACTCTGAACCAAATCTCCTGTTCAGCTAAGGTTGAGCCTGAAAGAGGAAGATGTAGACCTCCTGGAGGAACTGTTCCTGCAAGAAGGCATCATCTTTGATCCCAATTCCATCACGGACATCGACTCCGCTTGCCAGGATACCGCAAGCGAGGAGATCTCGTTGCTGATGCAAGCCGTGGAAGAGCTCAAAGGAACCGTGGAAGAGGTAGCGCAGCACCAGTCATTCAAACCCTCATCCATCCTCGCTGCTGTGGTGCAAATTTACCCTTGTCTTATCGGTTGTCAGGACTCCAAGGTGCAGGGGCTGATTCTCGCTTTCCCATTGCAGCTCGCTGATGAGAACCAGAAGCTCAGGCGTGAGCTTGAAGTCGCGCGGGAGATCGCCGCTCAGGCCCAGCTTGCTGCCGCtgctggagcagcagcagcccggagCCGTACCCTGCTCGATTTCGTGCCGGCACCCCTCCTCCGGCCGTTTGGGTTTGTTCCAGACTGATGGCTAGAGCCGAATGTCGAATGCCTGTCCGTGTATCTCGCTCGACTCATCGCATATGAGAGCTAGCGGACGAACCATCTCATACATCTGGAGCACAAGTCATGGAACAATTTATTGGTGGGGCACTTGCAAAACAGATCATGGTATACTTACTTAGAGGATCAACCTGTTTGAAATGTGGCGGGAAAAAATTTATTGATATGTATATCAGATTTTCTCATGTGAGATGCTTTTGCTGGAAATGCCTGGTTGCCTTTGAGATTATGTTGCTCAGGCGATGCTAATTCAGTTTTGCTCCGCTGTTAGGTTCTCCGCACTCGTCACTCTCTAAAAAGAATATTCCTACctggtcatcaagattctcctctctatattcagtttctcCGCGTTCATTCAATCTCTAAATTtctactctataccaactaccacgagtgggcccacgtgtcataattatttttcctttttttacccccctccctcccgactctctctctctcccaccgcggcccctctctctctctctccctccctccgcaaccgcgcccctcctcccccgaccaccaccgccggccacctcctccggcctccgccgccgtccacctcctcctccggcggccaTGGTGCGGAGGCCGTCCACGGTCCTCGCTCCCTCGCGGCCATGGTGCGGCGCCTCCGTCGTCCTCCCCCCTtatccctcccctccctggccggcggcgatggcggagcCCGCGACGCTCCTTGCCCGAGCTCCGCTCGCCCAAGCACCGGTCGCCgcgcctctccctctctcgccaggggatctcgccggcgccggcgggcgctcGCGCCTCCCTATCCCCATCCCCGCCGCGCCAC
The Panicum virgatum strain AP13 chromosome 6N, P.virgatum_v5, whole genome shotgun sequence genome window above contains:
- the LOC120677453 gene encoding kinesin-like protein KIN-1 isoform X2 is translated as MSNVTVCVRFRPLSHKERKANGDNVCFRKLDSESFVFKYEREEDVIFSFDKVFYEDAQQSDVYDFLAVPIVSDAINGINGTIITYGQTGAGKTYSMEGPSILHCNEQKTGLVQRVVDELFVCLRSSASTWTVKLSMVEIYLEKVRDLLDLSKDNLQIKESKTQGIYISGSTEISIVNSSDALENLSQGIANRAVGETQMNLASSRSHCLYIFSVQHGSTSDERVKAGKIILVDLAGSEKVEKTGAEGRVLDEAKTINKSLSALGNVINALTTGKQNHVPFRDSKLTRILQDALGGNSRAALLCCCSPSPSNAPESLSTLRFGTRTKLIKASPKSIPEVVDNAKKPILGTHDQDDLRDRILNKLRLSLKEEDVDLLEELFLQEGIIFDPNSITDIDSACQDTASEEISLLMQAVEELKGTVEEDSKVQGLILAFPLQLADENQKLRRELEVAREIAAQAQLAAAAGAAAARSRTLLDFVPAPLLRPFGFVPD
- the LOC120677453 gene encoding kinesin-like protein KIN-1 isoform X1; protein product: MSNVTVCVRFRPLSHKERKANGDNVCFRKLDSESFVFKYEREEDVIFSFDKVFYEDAQQSDVYDFLAVPIVSDAINGINGTIITYGQTGAGKTYSMEGPSILHCNEQKTGLVQRVVDELFVCLRSSASTWTVKLSMVEIYLEKVRDLLDLSKDNLQIKESKTQGIYISGSTEISIVNSSDALENLSQGIANRAVGETQMNLASSRSHCLYIFSVQHGSTSDERVKAGKIILVDLAGSEKVEKTGAEGRVLDEAKTINKSLSALGNVINALTTGKQNHVPFRDSKLTRILQDALGGNSRAALLCCCSPSPSNAPESLSTLRFGTRTKLIKASPKSIPEVVDNAKKPILGTHDQDDLRDRILNKLRLSLKEEDVDLLEELFLQEGIIFDPNSITDIDSACQDTASEEISLLMQAVEELKGTVEEVAQHQSFKPSSILAAVLADENQKLRRELEVAREIAAQAQLAAAAGAAAARSRTLLDFVPAPLLRPFGFVPD
- the LOC120677453 gene encoding kinesin-like protein KIN-1 isoform X3 yields the protein MSNVTVCVRFRPLSHKERKANGDNVCFRKLDSESFVFKYEREEDVIFSFDKVFYEDAQQSDVYDFLAVPIVSDAINGINGTIITYGQTGAGKTYSMEGPSILHCNEQKTGLVQRVVDELFVCLRSSASTWTVKLSMVEIYLEKVRDLLDLSKDNLQIKESKTQGIYISGSTEISIVNSSDALENLSQGIANRAVGETQMNLASSRSHCLYIFSVQHGSTSDERVKAGKIILVDLAGSEKVEKTGAEGRVLDEAKTINKSLSALGNVINALTTGKQNHVPFRDSKLTRILQDALGGNSRAALLCCCSPSPSNAPESLSTLRFGTRTKLIKASPKSIPEVVDNAKKPILGTHDQDDLRDRILNKLRLSLKEEDVDLLEELFLQEGIIFDPNSITDIDSACQDTASEEISLLMQAVEELKGTVEELADENQKLRRELEVAREIAAQAQLAAAAGAAAARSRTLLDFVPAPLLRPFGFVPD